Proteins from a genomic interval of Salvelinus alpinus chromosome 7, SLU_Salpinus.1, whole genome shotgun sequence:
- the cog2 gene encoding conserved oligomeric Golgi complex subunit 2 isoform X2 — MNLPKGPDSLCFDKDVFMKDDFDVDQFVADCRKHVQLEEMREDLEMYYKLLKTAMVELINKDYADFVNLSTNLVGMDKALNQLSVPLGQLQEESLRTSVSEVIQAIDNQLSKQDDLQNKKMCVTRLIQVVRSVEKIEKILHSQNSKDSTSLEISSPLLAGQILERIATEFNQLQFHAVQSKGMPLLDKVRPRISGITSMLQQSLEGLLIQGLQTSNVDIVRHCLRTYATIDKTRDAEALVGQFLVKPYMDEVIVEQLVKSTPNGLQIMYTKLLEFVPHHCRLLREVTGMAISSEKADIVPGYDFLVNSVWPEIIKGIEERIPSLFNAGNPDTFYERYTISMDFVRKFDRQCGSQASVRRLRAHASYQSFHNKWNLPVYFQLRYKEIAACLENAIADGLEAAPAGSCYHLLVSQVLWNSLVRCWAEKVYLPPLSHRFWKLTLQLISRYSKFLTEMLTKSPSTEVSKDPVRPLPSSASSTSSRTSQDDGGSESGSPATLSTKQLVFIASDVDKLQDQIPELSKMIMQKLEVIGYKNVVIVGEALEDSKASLSGCIPTLNSKMTQHLTERCFRFLKSASEVPRLYRRTNKEVPFRASAYMDNALRPLHQLLSDSKDMVKPSIAQDWLRVVLNDCTHRYFETISDVLSSVKKMEESLKRLKQARKTATTNTIGTTGGPTDDSKIRLQLALDVEYLGEQIQKMGLQPADITMFSTLNDLVQGAQDVTPSEQAVP; from the exons ATGAATCTGCCAAAGGGGCCGGATTCTCTCTGTTTCGACAAGGACGTGTTTATGAAG GATGACTTCGACGTAGATCAGTTTGTTGCTGATTGCAGAAAGCATGTCCAGCTGGAGGAAATGCGCGAGGACCTTGAGATGTATTACAAACTGCTCAAAACAGCCATGGTGGAGCTCATCAACAAAGACTATGCAGACTTTGTCAACCTCTCCACCAATCTG GTTGGAATGGACAAAGCCCTGAACCAGCTATCAGTGCCACTGGGTCAGTTGCAGGAAGAG AGCTTGAGAACATCAGTAAGTGAGGTGATCCAAGCCATTGACAACCAGCTATCAAAGCAAGATGACTTGCAAAACAAAAAG ATGTGTGTCACAAGACTCATCCAAGTTGTTCGATCAGTAGAGAAGATTGAAAAAATCCTACATTCTCAGAACTCAAAAGACTCAACATCTCTTGAGATAAGCAG TCCTCTCTTAGCTGGTCAGATTCTGGAGCGGATTGCCACAGAGTTCAATCAGTTGCAGTTCCATGCTGTCCAAAGCAAGGGCATGCCCCTGCTGGACAAAGTCAGGCCT CGTATTTCCGGCATCACGTCCATGCTACAGCAGTCTTTGGAGGGGCTCCTTATACAGGGCCTCCAGACCTCCAATGTGGATATTGTGCGTCACTGCCTACGCACTTACGCCACCATCGACAAGACTAGGGACGCAGAGGCTCTGGTGGGACAATTCCTGGTCAAGCCCTACATGGATGAG GTCATCGTTGAACAGCTGGTCAAGTCCACCCCCAATGGCCTTCAAATAATGTACACCAAGCTCTTAGAGTTTGTGCCGCATCACTGTAGACTGCTGCGCGAGGTGACTGGAATGGCCATTTCAAG TGAAAAGGCAGACATAGTGCCTGGATACGACTTCTTGGTGAACTCCGTTTGGCCTGAAATCATCAAAGGTATCGAGGAGAGAATCCCCTCTCTCTTCAACGCGGGCAACCCTGACACCTTTTATGAG AGGTACACAATCAGCATGGACTTTGTGAGGAAGTTTGATAGGCAGTGTGGCTCCCAAGCCAGTGTGAGGAGACTGAGAGCTCACGCCTCCTATCAGAGCTTCCACAACAAGTGGAACCTACCTGTCTACTTCCAGCTCCG GTACAAGGAAATTGCTGCATGTTTAGAGAATGCTATTGCTGATGGGTTAGAGGCAGCACCAG CGGGCAGCTGCTACCACCTGCTGGTGTCCCAGGTGCTGTGGAACAGCTTGGTCAGGTGCTGGGCGGAAAAGGTCTACCTGCCCCCGCTGTCTCACCGCTTCTGGAAGCTCACCCTGCAGCTCATCTCACGCTACTCCAAGTTCCTCACTGAG ATGCTGACTAAATCTCCCTCCACGGAGGTCAGTAAAGACCCTGTGAGGCCCCTTCCCAGCTCCGCCTCCTCCACGTCCAGTCGCACCTCTCAGGATGATGGGGGCAGTGAGAGTGGCAGCCCAGCAACCCTATCTACCAAACAGCTGGTTTTTATAGCCTCCGATGTGGACAAACTACAGGACCAG ATTCCGGAACTTTCTAAGATGATTATGCAGAAACTGGAGGTCATTGGGTACAAAAACGTTGTAATTGTTGGAG AGGCCCTAGAAGACTCCAAAGCCTCCCTGTCTGGCTGCATTCCCACCCTGAACAGCAAGATGACTCAGCATTTAACTGAGAGGTGCTTTCGCTTCCTGAAGAGTGCCTCTGAGGTCCCCCGACTATACCGCAGGACCAACAAA GAAGTTCCCTTCAGAGCTTCTGCCTACATGGACAACGCCCTGCGGCCGCTGCACCAGCTCCTGAGCGACTCCAAAGACATGGTGAAGCCCTCCATCGCCCAGGACTGGCTACGGGTCGTACTCAATGACTGCACTCACAG ATATTTTGAAACCATATCAGACGTTTTGAGTTCCGTAAAAAAAATGGAGGAAAGTTTAAAGAGACTGAAGCAAGCGAGGAAAACGGCAACCACCAACACGATAGGTACCACTGGAGGCCCCACAGATGACAGCAAGATCCGCCTGCAGCTGGCCTTGGATGTGGAGTACCTGGGAGAGCAG
- the cog2 gene encoding conserved oligomeric Golgi complex subunit 2 isoform X1, whose amino-acid sequence MNLPKGPDSLCFDKDVFMKDDFDVDQFVADCRKHVQLEEMREDLEMYYKLLKTAMVELINKDYADFVNLSTNLVGMDKALNQLSVPLGQLQEEVLSLRTSVSEVIQAIDNQLSKQDDLQNKKMCVTRLIQVVRSVEKIEKILHSQNSKDSTSLEISSPLLAGQILERIATEFNQLQFHAVQSKGMPLLDKVRPRISGITSMLQQSLEGLLIQGLQTSNVDIVRHCLRTYATIDKTRDAEALVGQFLVKPYMDEVIVEQLVKSTPNGLQIMYTKLLEFVPHHCRLLREVTGMAISSEKADIVPGYDFLVNSVWPEIIKGIEERIPSLFNAGNPDTFYERYTISMDFVRKFDRQCGSQASVRRLRAHASYQSFHNKWNLPVYFQLRYKEIAACLENAIADGLEAAPAGSCYHLLVSQVLWNSLVRCWAEKVYLPPLSHRFWKLTLQLISRYSKFLTEMLTKSPSTEVSKDPVRPLPSSASSTSSRTSQDDGGSESGSPATLSTKQLVFIASDVDKLQDQIPELSKMIMQKLEVIGYKNVVIVGEALEDSKASLSGCIPTLNSKMTQHLTERCFRFLKSASEVPRLYRRTNKEVPFRASAYMDNALRPLHQLLSDSKDMVKPSIAQDWLRVVLNDCTHRYFETISDVLSSVKKMEESLKRLKQARKTATTNTIGTTGGPTDDSKIRLQLALDVEYLGEQIQKMGLQPADITMFSTLNDLVQGAQDVTPSEQAVP is encoded by the exons ATGAATCTGCCAAAGGGGCCGGATTCTCTCTGTTTCGACAAGGACGTGTTTATGAAG GATGACTTCGACGTAGATCAGTTTGTTGCTGATTGCAGAAAGCATGTCCAGCTGGAGGAAATGCGCGAGGACCTTGAGATGTATTACAAACTGCTCAAAACAGCCATGGTGGAGCTCATCAACAAAGACTATGCAGACTTTGTCAACCTCTCCACCAATCTG GTTGGAATGGACAAAGCCCTGAACCAGCTATCAGTGCCACTGGGTCAGTTGCAGGAAGAGGTACTG AGCTTGAGAACATCAGTAAGTGAGGTGATCCAAGCCATTGACAACCAGCTATCAAAGCAAGATGACTTGCAAAACAAAAAG ATGTGTGTCACAAGACTCATCCAAGTTGTTCGATCAGTAGAGAAGATTGAAAAAATCCTACATTCTCAGAACTCAAAAGACTCAACATCTCTTGAGATAAGCAG TCCTCTCTTAGCTGGTCAGATTCTGGAGCGGATTGCCACAGAGTTCAATCAGTTGCAGTTCCATGCTGTCCAAAGCAAGGGCATGCCCCTGCTGGACAAAGTCAGGCCT CGTATTTCCGGCATCACGTCCATGCTACAGCAGTCTTTGGAGGGGCTCCTTATACAGGGCCTCCAGACCTCCAATGTGGATATTGTGCGTCACTGCCTACGCACTTACGCCACCATCGACAAGACTAGGGACGCAGAGGCTCTGGTGGGACAATTCCTGGTCAAGCCCTACATGGATGAG GTCATCGTTGAACAGCTGGTCAAGTCCACCCCCAATGGCCTTCAAATAATGTACACCAAGCTCTTAGAGTTTGTGCCGCATCACTGTAGACTGCTGCGCGAGGTGACTGGAATGGCCATTTCAAG TGAAAAGGCAGACATAGTGCCTGGATACGACTTCTTGGTGAACTCCGTTTGGCCTGAAATCATCAAAGGTATCGAGGAGAGAATCCCCTCTCTCTTCAACGCGGGCAACCCTGACACCTTTTATGAG AGGTACACAATCAGCATGGACTTTGTGAGGAAGTTTGATAGGCAGTGTGGCTCCCAAGCCAGTGTGAGGAGACTGAGAGCTCACGCCTCCTATCAGAGCTTCCACAACAAGTGGAACCTACCTGTCTACTTCCAGCTCCG GTACAAGGAAATTGCTGCATGTTTAGAGAATGCTATTGCTGATGGGTTAGAGGCAGCACCAG CGGGCAGCTGCTACCACCTGCTGGTGTCCCAGGTGCTGTGGAACAGCTTGGTCAGGTGCTGGGCGGAAAAGGTCTACCTGCCCCCGCTGTCTCACCGCTTCTGGAAGCTCACCCTGCAGCTCATCTCACGCTACTCCAAGTTCCTCACTGAG ATGCTGACTAAATCTCCCTCCACGGAGGTCAGTAAAGACCCTGTGAGGCCCCTTCCCAGCTCCGCCTCCTCCACGTCCAGTCGCACCTCTCAGGATGATGGGGGCAGTGAGAGTGGCAGCCCAGCAACCCTATCTACCAAACAGCTGGTTTTTATAGCCTCCGATGTGGACAAACTACAGGACCAG ATTCCGGAACTTTCTAAGATGATTATGCAGAAACTGGAGGTCATTGGGTACAAAAACGTTGTAATTGTTGGAG AGGCCCTAGAAGACTCCAAAGCCTCCCTGTCTGGCTGCATTCCCACCCTGAACAGCAAGATGACTCAGCATTTAACTGAGAGGTGCTTTCGCTTCCTGAAGAGTGCCTCTGAGGTCCCCCGACTATACCGCAGGACCAACAAA GAAGTTCCCTTCAGAGCTTCTGCCTACATGGACAACGCCCTGCGGCCGCTGCACCAGCTCCTGAGCGACTCCAAAGACATGGTGAAGCCCTCCATCGCCCAGGACTGGCTACGGGTCGTACTCAATGACTGCACTCACAG ATATTTTGAAACCATATCAGACGTTTTGAGTTCCGTAAAAAAAATGGAGGAAAGTTTAAAGAGACTGAAGCAAGCGAGGAAAACGGCAACCACCAACACGATAGGTACCACTGGAGGCCCCACAGATGACAGCAAGATCCGCCTGCAGCTGGCCTTGGATGTGGAGTACCTGGGAGAGCAG